The following are encoded in a window of Phaseolus vulgaris cultivar G19833 chromosome 3, P. vulgaris v2.0, whole genome shotgun sequence genomic DNA:
- the LOC137839441 gene encoding uncharacterized protein codes for MSELEKFIQPVILKFDGHYEFWSMTMENFLRSKEMWQIIEDATFKDLKYLGCTLSIVKKMKSNGEVMDSSTVVNFDDYSRKTWVYFLHAKSETFSAFKSFKARVEKEVNASIIFLRTDRGGEFTIEEFANYCNHQGISRQKTTTYNSQQNRVGERKNRTILNAARAVLHEKYVPRLDVVFEEDKRWNWHDNLKECMDDTREGEPKVLKDTFDTGEGEPPVLEDTLVDSAPHVPINHDTSSEPLINHDSDPEGNKIVEEEESLLAMMMCKFEDPPSFEEGHINPKWRAAMYTEINAIEKNHTWELVDLPKGITHVDMKWIFKT; via the exons ATGTCTGAGTTAGAGAAATTTATTCAACCTGTCATCCTGAAATTTGATGGTCATTATGAGTTTTGGTCCATGACCATGGAAAATTTCTTACGCAGCAAGGAGATGTGGCAGATTATTGAAGATGCTACATTCAAAGATTTGAAG TATCTGGGATGCACTCTTAGTATTGTCAAGAAGATGAAGTCGAATGGAGAGGTGATGGACTCAAGTACTGTG GTAAATTTTGATGATTACTCTCGTAAGACATGGGTTTACTTTCTACATGCAAAATCTGAAACATTTAGTGCATTCAAAAGTTTCAAAGCTCGTGTGGAAAAAGAAGTCAACGCTTCCATTATCTTTCTAAGAActgatagaggtggtgaatttACCATTGAGGAGTTCGCAAATTACTGCAATCATCAAGGGATTTCAAGACAAAAGACCACAACTTACAATTCACAACAAAACAGGGTTGGAGAGAGAAAGAATCGCACTATCCTGAATGCAGCTCGAGCAGTCTTACATGAGAAATATGTTCCAAGATT GGATGTAGTGTTTGAGGAGGACAAAAGGTGGAACTGGCATGACAATTTAAAGGAGTGCATGGATGACACTCGAGAAGGTGAACCGAAAGTTCTAAAAGATACATTTGATACTGGAGAAGGTGAACCCCCAGTTCTAGAAGATACATTAGTAGACTCTGCCCCACATGTTCCAATCAATCATGACACCAGTTCAGAACCACTGATTAATCATGATTCAGACCCGGAGGGCAACAAGATAGTAGAAGAGGAAGAGAGTTTACTAGCCATGATGATGTGCAAATTTGAAGATCCTCCCTCATTTGAAGAAGGCCACATAAATCCAAAATGGAGAGCTGCAATGTACACTGAAATCAATGCAATAGAAAAGAACCACACATGGGAACTCGTGGATCTTCCAAAAGGAATTACGCATGTCGACATGAAGTGGATATTTAAGACCTAA